One stretch of Natronoarchaeum philippinense DNA includes these proteins:
- a CDS encoding sodium:calcium antiporter: MSSPLRHPLMGVVVAVLLSVPWVVVYAVSSPEAIGTVPTVAVSGLSVLGASFLLAWGAETAEKDVPRAFAIAVLAILAVAPEYAVDAFYAWQAGQGRVGAGDLAVANMTGANRILIGLGWSGIALFSIYRATRSGDAAVEHNDGILADAVVLDRDIATEILFLMLATLWAFFVPLGGGIDTLDLVVLVGLYVVYIGIIIRGGADDGEVHVGVPAYLQKTPANVRIPSIFALFGYSGFLIFTAVEPFAHGLENIGLQYGIPEFFMIQWVAPLASESPELIVTAYLVNKARTTAAFNALISSKLNQWTLLIGTLGVVFSISQGAYGVLEFSFKQSAEIWLTAAQSFFALAILINFRITVREAVVLLVLFVSQVGIEFLLIDTISVGFTATDLLLAYTAVYLLLGSAMFVARFDNVRHVGSLAKTNVFADGQPADSD, encoded by the coding sequence ATGAGTAGTCCGCTTCGACATCCGCTGATGGGCGTCGTCGTCGCAGTGTTGCTGTCGGTGCCGTGGGTGGTCGTGTACGCGGTCAGCTCACCCGAAGCGATCGGCACCGTCCCGACCGTCGCAGTGAGCGGCCTGTCGGTGCTCGGCGCCTCGTTCCTGCTCGCGTGGGGCGCCGAGACCGCCGAGAAAGACGTGCCGCGCGCGTTCGCTATCGCGGTGCTGGCGATTCTGGCCGTCGCGCCGGAGTACGCCGTCGACGCGTTCTACGCGTGGCAAGCCGGCCAAGGTCGGGTCGGCGCCGGTGACCTCGCTGTCGCGAACATGACCGGCGCGAACCGTATCCTGATCGGCCTCGGCTGGTCGGGCATCGCCCTGTTCTCGATCTACCGAGCGACCCGGAGCGGCGACGCCGCCGTCGAGCACAACGACGGCATTCTCGCTGATGCGGTCGTGCTCGACCGAGATATCGCAACCGAGATCCTCTTCTTGATGCTCGCCACGCTGTGGGCCTTTTTTGTCCCGCTCGGCGGCGGGATCGACACTCTCGACCTCGTCGTGCTCGTCGGGCTCTACGTCGTCTACATCGGGATCATCATCCGCGGCGGCGCCGACGATGGGGAGGTCCACGTCGGCGTCCCGGCGTATCTCCAGAAAACGCCCGCGAACGTCCGAATTCCGTCGATATTCGCGCTGTTTGGCTACTCCGGATTCTTGATCTTTACCGCGGTCGAGCCGTTCGCCCACGGGTTAGAAAACATCGGTCTGCAGTACGGCATCCCGGAGTTTTTCATGATCCAGTGGGTCGCGCCGCTGGCCAGCGAGAGCCCCGAACTGATCGTCACGGCCTATCTGGTCAACAAGGCCCGCACGACCGCGGCGTTTAACGCCCTGATCTCCTCGAAGCTCAACCAGTGGACGCTGCTGATCGGGACCCTCGGCGTCGTCTTCAGCATCTCGCAGGGCGCCTACGGCGTCCTCGAGTTCAGCTTCAAGCAGTCCGCCGAGATCTGGCTGACGGCCGCTCAGAGCTTCTTCGCGCTGGCGATCCTGATCAACTTCCGGATCACCGTCCGCGAGGCGGTCGTGTTGCTCGTGCTGTTCGTCTCGCAGGTCGGCATCGAGTTCCTGCTGATCGATACGATCTCGGTCGGGTTCACCGCGACCGACTTGCTGTTGGCCTACACCGCAGTCTATCTGCTTCTCGGCAGTGCGATGTTCGTGGCCCGGTTCGACAACGTCCGGCACGTCGGCAGCCTCGCAAAGACCAACGTCTTCGCCGACGGCCAGCCCGCCGACTCCGACTGA
- a CDS encoding shikimate dehydrogenase gives MDVYGLIGNPVGHSLSPPMHEAGYDELGIDARYVTFEPDPSDVDAAIEGAGALGVAGLNVTIPFKQDVLDCVDADELATRIGAVNTVDFSGDRPTGHNTDAAGVLRAFDRYDVELDGATAVVVGAGGAGRAASFALADAGADVRIANRTEESAHDLAADVPGASGHGLAGLDDLLADATVLVNATSVGMDEDATPVPAEALHGDLAVLDAVYSPLETTLLRDADDAGATTIDGAWMLLYQGVEAFERWTGEDAPVAAMNEALRERL, from the coding sequence ATGGACGTGTACGGCCTGATCGGCAACCCGGTCGGGCACTCGCTGTCGCCGCCGATGCACGAGGCCGGATACGATGAGTTGGGGATCGACGCCCGCTACGTCACCTTCGAACCCGATCCCAGCGACGTAGATGCGGCAATCGAGGGCGCGGGCGCGCTCGGTGTCGCCGGACTGAACGTGACGATCCCGTTCAAGCAGGACGTGCTCGACTGCGTCGACGCCGACGAGTTGGCGACCCGGATCGGCGCGGTCAACACCGTCGATTTCTCGGGCGACCGGCCGACCGGCCACAACACCGACGCAGCGGGCGTGCTCCGCGCGTTCGACCGCTACGATGTCGAACTCGACGGCGCGACGGCGGTCGTCGTCGGCGCGGGCGGCGCCGGACGAGCGGCGTCGTTCGCGCTCGCCGACGCCGGCGCCGACGTGCGGATCGCAAACCGTACGGAGGAGAGCGCTCACGACCTCGCCGCGGACGTGCCCGGCGCCAGCGGGCACGGGCTGGCGGGTCTCGACGACCTGCTCGCCGACGCGACGGTGCTCGTCAACGCGACCAGCGTCGGGATGGACGAGGACGCCACGCCGGTGCCGGCCGAGGCGCTTCACGGCGATCTCGCCGTGCTCGACGCCGTCTACAGCCCGCTGGAAACGACTCTTCTGCGCGACGCCGACGACGCCGGTGCGACGACGATCGACGGCGCGTGGATGCTGCTGTATCAGGGCGTCGAGGCGTTCGAGCGCTGGACCGGCGAGGACGCCCCGGTCGCGGCGATGAACGAGGCATTGCGCGAGCGACTGTAG